A single Anopheles funestus chromosome 2RL, idAnoFuneDA-416_04, whole genome shotgun sequence DNA region contains:
- the LOC125762605 gene encoding myosin heavy chain, muscle isoform X2 codes for MPKPPVQVGDDPDPTEFLFVSLEQKRIDQSKPYDSKKACWVPEEKEGYVLGEIKATKGELVTVALPGGETKDFKKDLVSQVNPPKYEKCEDMSNLTYLNDASVLHNLRQRYYAKLIYTYSGLFCVVINPYKRYPLYTNRCAKMYRGKRRNEVPPHLFAVSDGAYVNMLTNHENQSMLITGESGAGKTENTKKVIAYFATIGASGKKDENAEKKGSLEDQVVQTNPVLEAFGNAKTVRNDNSSRFGKFIRIHFTGSGKLAGADIETYLLEKARVISQQTLERSYHIFYQIMSGSVKGLKDMCFLSNDIYDYNSVSQGKITIPNVDDGEECLLTDEAFNVLGFTQEEKDNIYRITSAVMHMGRMQFKQKGREEQAEADGTEDGDKVAKLLGVATDDLYKNLLKPRIKVGNEFVTKGQNKDQVTNSVGALCKGIFDRLFKWLVKKCNETLDTKQKRAQFIGVLDIAGFEIFDFNGFEQLCINFTNEKLQQFFNHHMFVLEQEEYKKEGINWAFIDFGMDLLACIDLIEKPMGILSILEEESMFPKATDQTFAEKLMTNHLGKSAPFMKPRPPKPGIPAGHFAIGHYAGVVSYNITGWLEKNKDPLNDTVVDQFKKGSNALMVEIFADHPGQSADPAAAKGGRGKKGAGFATVSSSYKEQLNNLMTTLKSTQPHFVRCIIPNEMKTAGVVDAHLVMHQLTCNGVLEGIRICRKGFPNRMMYPDFKLRYLILAPAAMQAETEGKKAAEKCFEAIGLDPDSYRIGHTKVFFRAGVLGQMEEFRDERLSKIMSWMQAWCRGYLSRKEFKKMQEQRVSLEIVQRNLRKYLKLRTWAWWKLWQKVKPLLNVSRVEDQIAKLEEKAQKAQEAYEKEEKMRKELEALNSKLLAEKTALLDSLSGEKGALQEYQEKAAKLTAQKNDLENQLRDTQERLAQEEDARNQLFQTKKKLEQEIASQKKDAEDLELQIQKIEQDKASKDHQIRNLNDEIAHQDELINKLNKEKKMQGEVNQKTAEELQAAEDKVNHLNKVKAKLEQTLDELEDSLEREKKLRGDVEKAKRKVEGDLKLTQEAVADLERNKKELEQTVLRKDKEISALSAKLEDEQSLVGKLQKQIKELQARIEELEEEVEAERQARAKAEKQRADLARELEELGERLEEAGGATSAQIELNKKREAELAKLRRDLEEANIQHEGTLANLRKKHNDAVAEMAEQVDQLNKLKTKAEHDRANMYNELNNTRTACDQLSREKAAQEKIAKQLQHTLNEVQSKLDETNRTLNDFDASKKKLSIENSDLLRQLEDAESQVSQLSKIKISLTQQLEDTKRLADEEARERATLLGKFRNLEHDLDNLREQVEEEAEGKGDIQRQLSKANAEAQLWRSKYESEGVARAEELEEAKRKLQARLAEAEETIESLNQKCVALEKTKQRLATEVEDLQLEVDRASSIANAAEKKQKAFDKIIGEWKLKVDDLAAELDASQKECRNYSTELFRLKGAYEEGQEQLEAVRRENKNLADEVKDLLDQIGEGGRNIHEIEKSRKRLEAEKDELQAALEEAEAALEQEENKVLRAQLELSQVRQEIDRRIQEKEEEFENTRKNHQRALDSMQASLEAEAKGKAEALRMKKKLEADINELEIALDHANKANAEAQKNIKRYQQQLKDVQSALEEEQRARDDAREQLGISERRANALQNELEESRTLLEQADRGRRQAEQELSDAHEQLNEVSAQNASIAAAKRKLESELQTLHSDLDELLNEAKNSEEKAKKAMVDAARLADELRAEQDHAQTQEKLRKALEQQIKELQVRLDEAESNALKGGKKAIQKLEQRVRELESELDSEQRRHADAQKNLRKSERRIKELTFQSEEDRKNHERMQDLVDKLQQKIKTYKRQIEEAEEIAALNLAKFRKAQQELEEAEERADIAEQAATKFRTKGGRAGSVQRGASPAPQRQPSAMPVLAGLNLPTFDDHGF; via the exons ATGCCGAAGCCACCAGTTCAGGTCGGAGATGATCCCGATCCAACTGAGttccttttcgtttcgcttgaGCAGAAGCGTATCGATCAGAGCAAGCCGTACGACTCCAAGAAGGCTTGCTGGGTTCCGGAAGAGAAGGAGGGCTATGTGTTGGGTGAAATCAAGGCCACCAAGGGTGAGCTGGTCACCGTCGCTCTGCCGGGTGGTGAG ACCAAGGACTTCAAGAAGGACTTGGTGTCCCAGGTCAACCCACCGAAATACGAGAAATGCGAGGATATGTCCAACTTGACATATCTTAACGATGCCTCTGTACTCCATAACTTGAGACAGAGATACTACGCTAAGCTTATCTAC ACCTACTCGGGCTTGTTCTGCGTTGTCATCAACCCGTACAAGCGTTACCCGCTGTATACCAACCGTTGCGCCAAGATGTACCGTGGCAAGCGCCGTAATGAAGTGCCGCCCCATCTGTTCGCCGTCTCTGACGGTGCCTACGTCAACATGTTGACCAACCACGAGAACCAGTCTATGTTGATTACCGGTGAATCTGGTGCCGGAAAGACTGAGAACACGAAGAAGGTCATTGCGTACTTCGCCACCATTGGCGCTTCGGGCAAGAAGGACGAGAACGCTGAGAAGAAGGGCTCCCTGGAAGATCAGGTCGTCCAGACTAACCCCGTACTTGAGGCCTTCGGTAACGCTAAGACCGTCCGTAACGATAACTCGTCTCGTTTC GGTAAGTTCATCCGTATCCACTTCACTGGAAGCGGTAAGCTGGCTGGTGCCGATATTGAGACTTACCTGCTGGAGAAGGCCCGTGTCATCTCGCAGCAGACTCTGGAGCGTTCGTACCATATCTTCTACCAGATCATGTCTGGTTCCGTCAAGGGATTGAAAG ATATGTGCTTCTTGTCGAACGACATCTACGATTACAACAGCGTTTCTCAGGGTAAAATCACCATTCCCAACGTCGATGACGGTGAGGAATGTCTGTTGACCGAT GAAGCCTTCAACGTTCTGGGTTTCACTCAGGAGGAGAAGGACAACATCTACCGCATCACTTCCGCTGTCATGCACATGGGTCGCATGCAGTTCAAGCAGAAGGGTCGCGAAGAGCAGGCTGAGGCTGATGGTACCGAGGATGGTGACAAGGTTGCCAAGCTGCTCGGTGTCGCCACTGACGATCTGTACAAGAATCTGCTGAAGCCCCGTATTAAGGTCGGTAACGAGTTCGTCACCAAGGGTCAGAACAAGGACCAGGTCACCAACTCGGTCGGTGCCCTTTGCAAGGGTATCTTCGATCGTCTCTTCAAGTGGCTCGTCAAGAAGTGTAACGAGACTCTGGACACCAAGCAGAAGCGTGCCCAGTTCATTGGTGTACTGGATATTGCAGGTTTCGAAATCTTCGAC TTCAACGGTTTCGAGCAGCTGTGTATTAACTTCACCAATGAGAAGCTGCAGCAGTTCTTCAACCACCACATGTTCGTCCTGGAGCAGGAAGAATACAAGAAAGAAGGTATCAACTGGGCCTTCATCGATTTCGGTATGGACTTGCTGGCCTGTATTGATCTGATTGAAAAG CCCATGGGTATCCTGTCGATTCTTGAGGAAGAGTCTATGTTCCCGAAGGCCACTGATCAGACCTTTGCTGAGAAGCTGATGACCAACCATCTCGGCAAGTCGGCTCCGTTCATGAAGCCGCGCCCACCGAAGCCAGGTATCCCGGCTGGTCACTTCGCCATCGGTCACTACGCTGGTGTTGTGTCGTACAACATCACCGGATGGCTTGAGAAGAACAAGGATCCGCTGAACGACACTGTCGTCGACCAGTTCAAGAAGGGTAGCAACGCCCTGATGGTTGAGATCTTCGCTGATCACCCAGGCCAGTCGGCTGATCCGGCCGCTGCCAAGGGAGGTCGTGGCAAGAAGGGCGCTGGTTTCGCCACTGTCTCGTCCTCGTACAAGGAACAGCTGAACAACCTGATGACGACGCTGAAGTCTACTCAGCCTCACTTCGTCCGTTGTATCATTCCCAACGAAATGAAGACGGCCGGTGTCGTTGATGCTCACTTGGTCATGCACCAGCTGACTTGTAACGGTGTACTTGAAGGTATCCGTATTTGCCGTAAGGGCTTCCCTAACCGCATGATGTACCCTGACTTCAAGCTGCG TTATCTGATCTTGGCCCCAGCCGCCATGCAGGCTGAGACTGAGGGAAAGAAGGCAGCCGAGAAGTGCTTCGAAGCCATCGGTCTGGACCCCGACTCCTACCGTATTGGTCACACCAAG GTCTTCTTCCGTGCCGGTGTCCTGGGTCAGATGGAGGAGTTCCGTGATGAACGTCTCAGCAAGATCATGTCCTGGATGCAGGCCTGGTGCCGTGGTTACCTGTCGCGTAAGGAGTTCAAGAAGATGCAGGAACAGCGCGTCTCCCTGGAGATCGTCCAGCGCAATCTGCGCAAGTACCTGAAGCTGCGTACCTGGGCCTGGTGGAAGTTGTGGCAGAAGGTCAAGCCTCTGCTTAACGTTTCCCGTGTTGAGGACCAGATTGCT AAACTAGAAGAGAAGGCCCAGAAGGCTCAGGAAGCCTATGAGAAGGAAGAGAAGATGCGCAAGGAGCTGGAAGCTCTCAACAGCAAGCTGTTGGCTGAGAAGACCGCTCTGTTGGATTCGCTGTCCGGTGAAAAGGGAGCCCTCCAGGAATACCAGGAGAAGGCCGCCAAGTTGACCGCCCAGAAGAACGACCTGGAGAACCAGCTGCGC GACACCCAGGAGCGCCTGGCCCAGGAAGAGGATGCCCGCAACCAGCTCTTCCAGACCAAGAAGAAGTTGGAGCAGGAAATTGCCAGCCAGAAGAAGGACGCCGAGGACCTGGAACTGCAGATCCAGAAGATTGAGCAGGACAAGGCCTCCAAGGATCACCAGATCCGCAACTTGAACGATGAGATTGCCCACCAGGATGAGCTCATCAACAAGCTGAACAAGGAGAAGAAGATGCAGGGTGAGGTCAACCAGAAGACCGCCGAGGAACTGCAGGCCGCCGAAGACAAGGTGAACCACCTGAACAAGGTGAAGGCCAAGCTGGAGCAGACTCTGGATGAGCTGGAGGACTCGCTCGAGCGTGAGAAGAAGCTCCGCGGTGATGTTGAGAAGGCTAAGCGCAAGGTTGAGGGTGACCTGAAGCTGACCCAGGAGGCTGTTGCCGATCTGGAGCGCAACAAGAAGGAGCTGGAGCAGACCGTCCTGCGCAAGGACAAGGAAATCTCCGCTCTGTCCGCCAAGCTGGAAGACGAACAGTCGCTGGTTGGCAAGCTGCAGAAGCAGATCAAGGAACTGCAGGCTCGCATTGAGGAGCTTGAGGAGGAAGTCGAGGCCGAGCGTCAGGCCCGCGCCAAGGCTGAGAAGCAGCGTGCTGATCTGGCTCGCGAGCTTGAGGAACTGGGCGAGCGTCTGGAGGAGGCTGGCGGTGCCACCTCGGCCCAGATTGAGCTGAACAAGAAGCGTGAGGCTGAGCTGGCTAAGCTGCGTCGCGATCTGGAGGAAGCCAACATCCAGCATGAGGGCACTCTGGCTAACCTGCGCAAGAAGCACAACGATGCCGTTGCTGAGATGGCCGAGCAGGTCGATCAGCTGAACAAACTGAAGACCAA GGCTGAACACGACCGCGCTAACATGTACAATGAGCTGAACAACACCCGTACTGCCTGCGACCAGCTGTCCCGCGAAAAG GCCGCCCAGGAGAAGATCGCCAAGCAGCTGCAGCACACTCTGAACGAAGTACAAAGCAAGTTGGACGAAACCAACCGCACTCTGAACGATTTCGATGCCTCCAAGAAGAAGCTGTCGATCGAGAACTCCGATCTGCTGCGCCAGCTGGAGGATGCCGAGTCGCAGGTGTCGCAGCTGAGCAAGATCAAGATCTCGCTCACTCAGCAGCTCGAGGATACCAAGCGTCTTGCCGACGAGGAGGCTCGCGAACGCGCCACTCTGCTGGGCAAGTTCCGCAACCTGGAACACGACCTGGACAATCTGCGCGAGCAGGTTGAGGAGGAGGCTGAGGGCAAGGGAGACATCCAGCGCCAGCTCAGCAAGGCCAACGCTGAGGCTCAGCTGTGGCGCAGCAAGTACGAGTCCGAGGGTGTTGCCCGCGCCGAGGAGCTTGAGGAAGCTAAGCGTAAGCTGCAGGCCCGCCTTGCCGAGGCTGAGGAGACCATTGAGTCGCTGAACCAGAAGTGCGTTGCCCTGGAGAAGACCAAGCAGCGCCTGGCCACCGAGGTCGAGGATCTGCAGCTCGAGGTTGACCGTGCCTCGTCGATTGCCAATGCTGCCGAGAAGAAGCAGAAGGCCTTCGACAAGATCATTGGAGAATGGAAGCTGAAGGTCGACGATCTGGCCGCCGAGCTGGATGCCTCGCAGAAGGAGTGCCGCAACTACTCGACCGAGCTGTTCCGTCTGAAGGGTGCCTACGAAGAGGGCCAGGAGCAGCTTGAAGCTGTTCGCCGTGAGAACAAGAACCTGGCCGATGAGGTCAAGGATCTGCTGGACCAGATCGGTGAGGGTGGCCGCAACATCCATGAGATTGAGAAGTCTCGCAAGCGTCTGGAAGCCGAAAAGGACGAACTCCAGGCCGCTCTGGAGGAGGCTGAAGCCGCCCTGGAGCAGGAGGAGAACAAGGTTCTGCGTGCTCAGCTTGAACTGTCTCAGGTCCGTCAAGAAATTGACCGCCGCATCCAGGAGAAGGAAGAAGAGTTCGAGAACACCCGCAAGAACCACCAGCGCGCCCTGGACTCGATGCAGGCTTCCCTGGAGGCTGAAGCCAAGGGCAAGGCCGAGGCTCTGCGCATGAAGAAGAAGCTGGAAGCCGACATCAACGAGCTGGAAATTGCTCTGGATCACGCCAACAAG GCTAACGCTGAGGCCCAGAAGAACATCAAGCGctaccagcagcagctgaaGGATGTCCAGAGTGCCCTGGAAGAGGAACAGCGCGCCCGCGACGATGCCCGCGAACAGCTGGGTATCTCGGAACGCCGTGCCAACGCCCTCCAGAACGAACTGGAAGAATCGCGTACCCTGCTGGAACAGGCCGACCGTGGTCGCCGCCAGGCCGAGCAGGAGCTCAGCGATGCTCACGAACAGCTGAACGAAGTGTCCGCCCAGAACGCTTCGATCGCCGCCGCCAAGAGGAAGCTCGAGTCTGAGCTGCAGACTCTGCACTCGGATCTGGATGAGCTGCTGAACGAGGCCAAGAACTCCGAGGAGAAGGCCAAGAAGGCAATGGTTGATGCCGCCCGCCTGGCTGATGAGCTGCGCGCCGAGCAGGACCATGCCCAGACCCAGGAGAAGCTGCGCAAGGCACTTGAGCAGCAGATCAAGGAACTGCAGGTCCGCCTGGACGAAGCCGAATCGAACGCCCTGAAGGGAGGCAAGAAGGCCATCCAGAAGCTGGAACAGCGCGTCCGCGAGCTCGAGTCGGAGCTGGACAGCGAACAGAGACGACATGCCGATGCCCAGAAGAACCTGCGCAAGTCGGAGCGTCGCATCAAGGAGCTGACCTTCCAGTCGGAGGAAGACCGCAAGAACCACGAGCGCATGCAGGATCTGGTTGACAAGCTGCAGCAGAAGATCAAGACTTACAAGAGGCAGATTGAGGAAGCCGAGGAGATCGCCGCCCTCAACTTGGCCAAGTTCCGCAAGGCCCAGCAGGAGCTGGAGGAGGCCGAGGAGCGCGCCGACATTGCCGAACAAGCTGCCACCAAATTCCGTACCAAGGGAGGACGTGCCGGTTCCGTACAGCGTGGTGCTAGCCCAGCA CCCCAGAGACAGCCGTCTGCCATGCCTGTTCTTGCAGGACTGAACCTTCCCACATTCGACGATCACGGTTTCTAA